One Hypnocyclicus thermotrophus DNA segment encodes these proteins:
- a CDS encoding type II secretion system protein encodes MKRREGYSLLEVIIALAIFSIAIFPILSVYPSIFKMSEKADQNEEVSRLAFTMIDYVKSRGYNNLKIIVDNNGGTYSGKYVFKKDSLESTAYIIDTSVSGYQNFESDFNLTTTASGIDHLFILSSKSVDLSKTVIYLRLDKKGVGLEGGNKYYNPLTDKEEDTYPGYDEYIYGSVIIGTGDANSNNITGKEKEYFLTFVVSPIENWGN; translated from the coding sequence ATGAAGAGAAGAGAGGGGTATTCACTATTAGAAGTAATAATTGCATTAGCTATATTTTCTATAGCTATTTTTCCTATTCTTTCCGTATACCCTTCAATCTTTAAAATGTCAGAGAAAGCAGATCAAAATGAAGAAGTAAGTAGATTAGCTTTTACTATGATAGATTATGTAAAATCAAGAGGATATAATAATCTAAAAATCATTGTAGATAATAATGGCGGTACATATAGTGGGAAATATGTATTTAAAAAAGATAGTTTAGAATCTACAGCATATATCATTGATACTAGTGTTAGTGGTTATCAGAATTTTGAATCAGATTTTAATTTAACTACAACAGCTTCTGGAATAGATCATTTATTTATTTTATCATCTAAAAGTGTTGATCTCTCAAAAACTGTTATATATTTAAGATTAGATAAAAAAGGTGTAGGATTAGAAGGGGGTAATAAATATTATAATCCATTAACAGATAAAGAAGAAGATACTTATCCAGGATATGATGAATATATATATGGAAGTGTTATAATCGGTACAGGAGATGCTAATTCTAATAATATAACAGGAAAAGAAAAAGAATATTTTCTTACTTTTGTAGTATCACCAATAGAAAATTGGGGGAATTAG
- the pilM gene encoding pilus assembly protein PilM: MFFKTKVDGAIDIGTTAIKGLKLKKNKIEKMTLLELSQGTILNGDIVDYDKFTNRLKELVELVELKNKNVVISLPVQDFFVKFLSIPLVDDKEKMAIIEGELEELIPNFIPEDFITEFISLNFVGDNEEVIAITINKDKIKNLIEIATAAKLSIVKIIPDFISLYNFLQFQKEKDKIEPEESIMVVDIGAEATKLFIEKGGDIKLQRIIAIGGNDLNDIITRIYNIDYIEAERIKKSLELAKDEYNNDIENENDRQLFQELAKLISQLEKQLKVSIEFYVSHESTPGLDKIYITGGGTLIKGFRNILKKSLEVEIDDFSYSKIIMEQFEEIDTAKCIALLGNIIEEVK; encoded by the coding sequence TTGTTTTTTAAAACAAAAGTAGATGGAGCTATAGATATAGGAACCACTGCAATTAAAGGGCTTAAACTAAAAAAAAATAAAATAGAGAAAATGACTCTTTTAGAATTATCACAAGGAACAATATTAAATGGGGATATAGTGGATTATGATAAATTTACTAATAGATTAAAAGAATTAGTAGAATTAGTAGAATTAAAAAATAAAAATGTAGTTATCTCATTACCTGTACAAGATTTTTTTGTGAAATTTTTAAGTATTCCATTAGTGGATGATAAAGAAAAAATGGCGATTATAGAAGGAGAGTTAGAAGAACTTATTCCAAATTTTATACCAGAAGATTTTATAACAGAATTTATATCTTTAAATTTTGTAGGAGATAACGAAGAAGTAATAGCAATTACAATAAATAAGGATAAAATAAAAAATTTAATAGAAATAGCGACTGCTGCAAAACTATCAATTGTAAAAATAATACCTGATTTTATATCTTTATACAATTTTTTACAATTTCAAAAAGAAAAAGATAAAATTGAACCTGAAGAAAGTATAATGGTAGTAGACATAGGAGCAGAAGCTACAAAGCTTTTTATTGAAAAAGGTGGAGATATAAAACTACAGAGAATTATTGCTATTGGTGGAAATGATCTAAATGATATTATTACTCGTATTTATAATATTGATTATATCGAAGCAGAAAGAATAAAAAAAAGTTTAGAACTTGCAAAAGATGAATATAATAACGATATTGAAAATGAAAATGATAGGCAACTTTTTCAAGAATTAGCAAAACTTATCAGTCAATTAGAAAAACAATTAAAAGTATCAATAGAATTTTATGTAAGTCATGAAAGTACACCTGGGCTTGATAAAATATATATAACAGGTGGAGGAACTCTAATTAAAGGTTTTAGAAACATATTAAAGAAATCCTTAGAAGTAGAGATTGATGATTTTAGTTATAGTAAAATTATTATGGAACAATTTGAAGAGATAGATACAGCAAAATGTATAGCGTTACTTGGTAATATAATAGAAGAGGTGAAATAG
- a CDS encoding PilN domain-containing protein codes for MIDINFLTQEYKLKLMLKSISRMILLVILLIFTILFSINLYLNSIIENKQSIINNKNAEIKKITKNIKEVKQKMKEIPDLTSNIQIIEEVFNQKNLRVSEILYTLQENIPSGMWLDSIMYDNNNLFLSGKTIKNKQLKLNPAKNIFKFERNLKSTNRFSTIKADFIKYSNIKNNEVNEFQYQLILNSN; via the coding sequence ATGATAGATATTAATTTTTTGACACAAGAATATAAGTTAAAACTAATGTTAAAATCTATTTCACGAATGATTTTACTTGTTATATTACTTATTTTTACAATACTTTTTAGTATAAATCTATATTTAAATTCAATAATTGAAAATAAACAAAGTATAATAAACAATAAAAATGCAGAAATAAAAAAAATAACAAAAAATATTAAAGAAGTAAAACAAAAAATGAAAGAAATACCGGACCTTACAAGTAATATTCAAATAATAGAAGAGGTGTTTAATCAAAAGAATTTAAGAGTATCAGAGATACTTTATACTTTACAAGAAAATATACCAAGTGGAATGTGGCTAGATAGTATAATGTATGATAATAATAATTTATTTTTATCAGGTAAAACTATAAAAAATAAACAATTAAAACTTAATCCTGCAAAAAATATATTTAAATTTGAAAGAAATTTAAAAAGTACAAATAGATTTTCTACTATTAAAGCAGATTTTATAAAATATAGTAATATAAAAAATAATGAAGTAAATGAATTTCAATATCAACTTATACTAAATTCAAATTAA
- a CDS encoding type II secretion system protein — MNKKNGFTLIELMIVVSIIAILSSITVPKFGKQIQKAKDARVLTVLSAFRSGVTIYQTDDPDFQPPSTILDIVTYLSNNIKSQMATGINSGNVTSLQFKAGTVKKDDGTESVGRGDFSGEKNIAELYYNSIVGELYIDGTTGSGIDFKDTKGKKWNEY, encoded by the coding sequence ATGAATAAAAAAAATGGATTCACATTAATAGAACTTATGATAGTTGTATCTATTATAGCTATATTATCATCTATTACTGTTCCAAAATTTGGAAAACAAATACAAAAAGCAAAAGATGCTAGAGTATTAACAGTACTATCAGCATTTAGAAGTGGTGTAACAATATATCAAACTGATGATCCAGATTTTCAGCCACCAAGCACAATACTAGATATAGTTACTTATTTATCTAATAATATAAAAAGTCAAATGGCAACTGGAATAAATTCTGGAAATGTTACATCATTACAATTTAAAGCAGGAACAGTAAAAAAAGATGATGGTACAGAAAGTGTGGGTCGTGGTGATTTTAGTGGTGAAAAAAATATAGCGGAGCTATATTATAATTCAATAGTTGGAGAATTATACATAGATGGGACAACGGGTAGTGGTATCGATTTTAAAGATACAAAAGGAAAAAAATGGAATGAGTATTAG
- a CDS encoding ABC transporter permease, whose protein sequence is MKNKSLVIAKYTAKENLSNKIAIGFLVFSIILLFGFSILKELTIDNNLEMVKDIGLFFIESFLLLITVFLSSSIIIKAHKDKSIYLILTKPVNRSEYVFGIFLGILSIIFCYEFFLGGILTLVLKFQGYMFNKIYFLSYLYILYKFIILISIGILFSLISDSYITGNIFTFLIYFIAHASYDIKNIMEKTGDILIKTIMKILYFIMPKFHYLNLRDNLDYNYIFDYMDFLYVIFYTILVLIISVIIFNKRKL, encoded by the coding sequence ATGAAAAATAAAAGTCTAGTAATAGCAAAATATACAGCAAAAGAAAATTTATCAAATAAAATAGCTATAGGTTTTTTGGTTTTTTCTATTATACTTTTATTTGGATTTAGTATATTAAAAGAATTAACTATAGATAATAACTTAGAAATGGTAAAAGATATAGGACTATTTTTTATTGAGAGTTTTTTACTTCTAATTACTGTATTTTTATCATCAAGTATTATTATAAAAGCGCATAAAGACAAATCAATATATTTAATACTTACAAAACCTGTAAATAGAAGTGAATATGTATTTGGAATTTTTTTAGGTATATTATCAATTATATTTTGTTATGAGTTTTTTTTAGGTGGAATATTAACATTAGTATTAAAATTTCAAGGTTATATGTTTAATAAAATTTATTTTTTATCGTATTTATATATTTTGTATAAATTTATTATTCTTATATCTATTGGGATATTATTTTCTTTAATTTCTGATTCTTATATTACGGGGAATATATTTACTTTTCTTATATATTTTATAGCACATGCTAGTTATGATATAAAAAATATAATGGAAAAAACAGGAGATATACTGATAAAAACTATTATGAAAATTTTGTATTTTATTATGCCAAAATTTCATTATTTAAATTTAAGAGACAATTTGGATTATAATTATATTTTTGATTATATGGATTTTTTATATGTTATTTTTTATACAATTTTAGTGCTTATAATATCAGTAATTATATTTAATAAGCGTAAATTATAG
- a CDS encoding prepilin-type N-terminal cleavage/methylation domain-containing protein, with amino-acid sequence MKRENCLNENNIKKNGFSLVELILAIAITTIILSLIIPFTLSFSKNHKRQEEINNMDLEMSKTVDIIKKVVRSSQNYNGNKAIITPIEGTTSSALVLTTTVLNSSGIYIPYWVKFEIVGNELKVGESDTSSSSIVASDTILSNVEDGYFLYDKNVVVIYLKLKNGDYTRTIRDSAVTRIDFNF; translated from the coding sequence GTGAAACGAGAAAATTGTTTAAATGAAAACAATATAAAAAAGAATGGATTTTCTTTAGTTGAGTTAATACTAGCGATAGCAATAACTACAATAATATTGTCATTAATAATTCCATTTACTTTATCGTTTAGTAAAAATCATAAAAGACAAGAAGAGATAAATAATATGGATTTGGAAATGAGTAAGACAGTTGACATAATAAAAAAAGTAGTACGTTCATCTCAAAATTACAATGGAAATAAAGCAATAATAACACCTATAGAAGGGACAACCTCTTCAGCTTTGGTTTTGACTACAACGGTTTTAAACTCATCAGGTATATATATTCCTTATTGGGTGAAATTTGAAATAGTAGGAAATGAACTTAAAGTTGGGGAAAGTGATACATCTTCTTCAAGTATAGTAGCTTCAGATACAATATTATCAAATGTAGAAGATGGATATTTTTTATATGATAAAAATGTAGTTGTAATATATTTAAAACTTAAAAATGGTGATTATACAAGAACTATAAGAGATTCTGCTGTTACAAGAATAGATTTTAATTTTTAG
- a CDS encoding ABC transporter ATP-binding protein, with product MILKVENLTKIYKEKDIFKNLKGKKYSLGIKDISFSVNEGEIFSIIGLNGAGKTTLLKCILGLLEYDSGKIEIFGENMLINKNKKYIGYLPEISYYPKDLKLIDIMNFYGYLYELAGSELKYRIDEVLDRFDIKQYKNKRLEEFSKGMLQKVGLAQSLMNKPKLLFWDEPMSGLDPIARKKVIDIIKELKEKGTTVFLNTHILDDIEKIGERIIIINKGKIVEEINIKKDKIQNLEEYFIEKIKGDSNEK from the coding sequence ATGATACTAAAAGTAGAAAATCTTACTAAAATATATAAAGAAAAAGATATATTTAAAAATTTAAAAGGGAAAAAATATAGTCTTGGAATAAAAGATATCTCATTTTCTGTAAATGAAGGTGAGATATTTTCAATAATAGGGTTAAACGGTGCAGGAAAAACAACACTTTTAAAATGTATATTAGGACTTTTAGAGTATGATAGTGGAAAAATAGAAATATTTGGCGAAAACATGCTTATAAACAAAAATAAAAAATATATTGGATATCTGCCTGAAATATCTTATTATCCAAAAGATTTAAAACTTATAGATATAATGAATTTTTATGGTTATTTATATGAGTTAGCTGGAAGTGAATTAAAATATAGAATAGATGAAGTATTAGATAGATTTGATATAAAACAATACAAAAATAAACGACTAGAAGAGTTTTCTAAAGGAATGCTTCAAAAAGTAGGACTTGCACAATCACTAATGAATAAACCAAAATTATTGTTTTGGGATGAACCAATGTCTGGGCTTGATCCAATAGCTAGAAAAAAAGTAATAGATATAATAAAAGAGTTGAAAGAAAAAGGAACTACTGTATTTTTAAATACACATATTTTAGATGATATAGAAAAAATAGGTGAAAGAATAATTATAATAAATAAAGGTAAAATAGTAGAGGAAATTAATATAAAAAAAGATAAAATTCAAAATTTAGAAGAATATTTTATAGAAAAAATAAAAGGTGATAGTAATGAAAAATAA
- a CDS encoding late competence development ComFB family protein: MSKLENYMEIMVDEAVESFLNNNPDIRKNVSERDILDVKAYSLNKLPAHYITTLKGYTFTKLGEINIQTKVSILKVVVEAFERVLSNRNKG; encoded by the coding sequence ATGTCAAAATTAGAAAATTATATGGAAATAATGGTTGATGAAGCAGTAGAATCTTTTTTAAATAATAATCCAGATATAAGAAAAAATGTATCAGAAAGAGATATATTAGATGTAAAAGCATATTCATTAAACAAATTACCAGCACATTATATTACAACATTAAAAGGTTATACATTTACAAAGTTAGGAGAAATAAATATACAAACGAAAGTAAGTATATTAAAAGTAGTAGTTGAAGCTTTTGAAAGAGTTTTAAGCAATAGAAATAAGGGGTGA
- a CDS encoding secretin N-terminal domain-containing protein produces MKKKYLAKLLILFIVIFNISIGAMMDRLERVIYPNELDFKNVKLADALSIISKTSGITIVAESKVKDNMIDLYFVKGQNLKEILDAVMVANNLQAKEVNNIIILEQTLKSDEKTTGQIVGRVLSTDKLGITGAKIVLIKNNDVYKEVLSEAGGAYIFENINPGTYIIKGIANNYETNGDIVEIEQGKTLSINLYLNPVDSKENKGLIEVVEKSTSSENTKKLGIIKDKNGERFTEKITLKYAFADEVKQVITSMTDENSLEVISVKDQNLIILKGSTENIETAKNLIKELDKPIKQVRITAQILEITGTLTQELGIDWSYQDKDSVSSGITGQIAVATGNPIATFTSYLGNTDNVISSTINMLKQTDDASVNAVPSVVTLNGKTANLNVSAELKVGTTSSTDSDGNTTTEPLFKEAGTVLNVTPIIRDGDGEKDKITLEITSEVSSFLSSKSTNTLGDATEEDALGAAQKNKLTSIVTLEDGGVVFIGGLKKTTVNNSIYKVPVLGDMPIFGTFFKYESIIKNTRDLFIQIKAEIVNEDNKNNDIETKGFKTSTATLKQKIYK; encoded by the coding sequence TTGAAGAAAAAATATTTAGCTAAGTTATTAATACTTTTTATTGTGATTTTCAATATATCAATAGGAGCAATGATGGATAGATTAGAAAGAGTAATATATCCAAATGAACTAGATTTTAAAAATGTTAAATTAGCTGATGCTCTTAGTATTATATCTAAAACAAGTGGGATAACTATAGTAGCAGAATCAAAAGTAAAAGATAATATGATAGACCTTTATTTTGTAAAAGGTCAAAATTTAAAAGAGATATTAGATGCTGTAATGGTGGCAAATAATTTACAAGCAAAAGAAGTAAATAATATAATTATTTTAGAACAAACATTAAAATCTGATGAAAAAACCACAGGTCAAATAGTGGGGAGAGTTTTATCAACAGATAAACTAGGAATAACAGGTGCAAAAATAGTTTTGATAAAAAATAATGATGTATATAAAGAAGTTTTAAGTGAAGCCGGAGGGGCATATATATTTGAAAATATTAATCCAGGAACGTATATAATCAAAGGTATAGCAAATAACTACGAAACAAATGGAGATATAGTAGAAATAGAACAAGGGAAAACACTTAGTATTAATTTATATTTAAATCCAGTTGATAGTAAAGAAAATAAAGGTCTTATAGAAGTAGTTGAAAAATCTACATCATCTGAAAATACTAAAAAACTTGGAATTATTAAAGATAAAAACGGAGAAAGATTTACAGAAAAAATTACTTTAAAATATGCTTTTGCAGATGAAGTAAAACAAGTTATTACATCTATGACTGATGAGAATAGCTTAGAAGTGATATCTGTAAAAGATCAAAATCTTATAATATTAAAAGGTAGTACAGAAAATATAGAAACTGCAAAAAATCTAATAAAAGAATTAGATAAGCCAATAAAACAAGTGAGGATAACAGCACAAATTTTAGAAATAACAGGAACTCTTACTCAAGAGCTTGGAATTGATTGGTCTTATCAAGATAAAGATAGTGTCTCAAGTGGGATAACAGGACAAATAGCAGTAGCTACAGGAAATCCAATAGCTACATTTACATCATATTTAGGAAATACAGACAATGTTATATCAAGTACAATAAATATGTTAAAACAAACAGATGATGCTAGTGTAAACGCTGTGCCATCAGTAGTTACTTTAAATGGAAAAACAGCAAATCTTAATGTATCAGCAGAATTAAAAGTAGGAACAACAAGTAGTACAGATAGTGATGGAAATACAACAACCGAACCATTATTTAAAGAAGCTGGAACAGTACTTAATGTAACACCAATTATTAGAGATGGAGATGGAGAAAAAGATAAAATCACACTTGAAATCACGTCTGAAGTTAGTTCTTTTTTAAGTAGTAAATCGACAAATACCCTAGGAGATGCTACAGAAGAAGATGCATTAGGAGCAGCACAAAAAAATAAATTAACGTCTATAGTTACATTAGAAGATGGAGGAGTAGTATTTATTGGAGGACTTAAAAAGACAACAGTAAATAATAGTATATATAAAGTACCTGTATTAGGGGATATGCCGATATTTGGGACATTCTTTAAATATGAAAGTATAATAAAAAATACAAGAGATTTATTTATACAAATAAAAGCAGAAATAGTAA
- a CDS encoding prepilin peptidase, giving the protein MLIFYVFLLGLIVGSFLNVCIYRIPRGASVSFPPSHCPNCKEPIKWYDNIPVFSYLLLRGRCRVCKIKISFIYPVIEIITGILYLLVYFKYGFTILTVKYIIFVSILIVLGMIDLQTYYLPEKLTFSLIFLGFALAFISDITILQSFLGAATYLFPFFMIYAYGESILHKSILGFGDLELVAGIGAFIGYRGYFELHLFFTISFVIGAIVSVILLIKKQKGRKDMIPFGPFLVLAAIIMILK; this is encoded by the coding sequence TTGCTAATATTTTATGTATTTTTATTAGGACTTATTGTGGGTAGTTTTTTAAATGTATGTATTTATAGAATTCCTAGAGGGGCAAGTGTAAGTTTCCCTCCGTCTCATTGTCCAAATTGTAAAGAACCAATAAAATGGTATGATAATATACCAGTTTTTTCATATCTTCTATTAAGAGGAAGATGTAGAGTATGTAAAATAAAAATATCTTTTATTTACCCTGTAATAGAAATAATTACAGGGATATTGTATTTATTAGTGTATTTTAAATATGGATTTACTATTTTAACTGTAAAATATATTATTTTTGTATCTATACTTATAGTACTTGGTATGATAGACTTACAAACATATTATTTACCAGAAAAATTAACATTTTCATTAATATTTTTAGGGTTTGCATTAGCCTTTATAAGTGATATTACAATATTACAATCATTTTTAGGAGCAGCAACTTATTTATTTCCATTTTTTATGATTTATGCGTATGGCGAATCTATACTTCATAAAAGTATTTTAGGATTTGGAGATTTAGAATTAGTAGCTGGAATAGGTGCTTTTATTGGATATAGAGGTTATTTTGAGTTGCATTTATTTTTTACTATTAGTTTTGTAATAGGAGCTATTGTGAGTGTAATTTTACTTATAAAAAAGCAAAAAGGAAGAAAGGATATGATACCTTTTGGACCATTTTTAGTATTAGCAGCAATAATTATGATATTAAAATAA
- a CDS encoding type IV pilin protein, producing the protein MKKTLKNGFTLVELMIVVAIIAILSAVAVPRFGKQIQKAKDAKALSLVGNWRSASTLYYTDHEGDYATDFGDLAEAVDTQTQNQTFEKGTTTTVSESSTVTEADIVAGSPSSITIKYEGSASDGAINITTSGTNTSGKTWSDL; encoded by the coding sequence ATGAAAAAAACATTAAAAAATGGATTTACGTTAGTGGAACTTATGATAGTAGTAGCAATAATAGCTATTCTATCAGCTGTAGCGGTACCAAGATTTGGAAAACAAATACAAAAAGCAAAAGATGCAAAAGCCTTATCTTTAGTAGGTAACTGGAGAAGTGCTTCAACACTTTATTATACTGATCATGAAGGTGATTATGCTACTGATTTTGGAGATTTAGCTGAGGCTGTAGACACTCAAACACAAAATCAAACTTTTGAAAAAGGAACAACAACAACTGTTTCAGAATCAAGTACTGTAACTGAAGCAGATATAGTAGCGGGTTCACCATCATCTATTACTATTAAATATGAAGGAAGTGCATCTGATGGAGCAATTAATATTACTACAAGTGGAACTAATACATCAGGAAAAACTTGGTCAGATTTATAA